The genomic DNA TGAGCCGCAGCGACATCTCGTCCTCCCCGAGCCGCTCACGCAGGTTGCCCAACAGGATGTGGACGATCTGCGCGATCTCCTCCTTGCTGAGCGGGTGGAAGACGATGACGTCGTCCACGCGGTTGAGGAACTCGGGGTTGAAGGCGCGCTCGATCTCCTGCTGCACCTTCTCCTTCATGACGTCGTAGCTGGTGCGGACCTCTTCGTCCTGGAAGCCCAGCGCCCGCCCCTTGCTGATGTCGCGCGCGCCCAGGTTGGACGTCATGACGATCACGGTGTTCTTGAAGTCGATCACCCGGCCGTAGTTGTCGGTCAGATGTCCTTCGTCGAGCACCTGGAGCAGGATGTTGAAGACGTCCGGATGGGCCTTCTCGATCTCGTCGAGCAGGACCACGGAGTAGGGGCGGCGACGCACGGCCTTGGTGAGCGTCCCCGAATCCTCGTAGCCCACGTAGCCCGGAGGGGCCCCGATGAGGCGCGAGACCGAGAACTTCTCCATGTACTCGCTCATGTCGACGCGGATGAGCGCATCGTCGTCGGCGAAGAGGAACCCGGCCAGCGCCCGGGCCAGCTCGGTCTTCCCGACGCCGGTGGGGCCGGAGAAGATGAACGAGCCGATGGGCTTCTTGGGGTCCTTGAGGCCGGCCCGGCTCCGCCGGATGGCACGCGAGATGGCGACGATGGCGTCGTGCTGTCCGACGACGCGCTCGTGCAGCTCGTCTTCCATCTTGACGAGCCGCTCCGTCTCCGCCTGCTGCAGGCGCGTGACCGGGATGCCGGTCCAGCGGCTCACGATGAAGGAGATCTCCTCCATCCCGATGCTCGGGCGGTGCTTCTGCCGTTCCTCGGTCCACCGTTCCTGCGCGTCGCGGATCTTCTGCTGCAGGGCCCGCTCCTCGTCCCGGAGCTGGGCGGCCCGCTCGAAGTCCTGATCGCGGATGGCGCTGTCCTTGCGCTCGGCGATGCGGGTGAGCTGCTCCTTCAGGTCCTCCACCTCCGGTGGCGGCACCTGACTGGCGATGCGCGCTCGCGCCCCGGCCTCGTCGATCACGTCGATGGCTTTGTCGGGCAGGAAGCGGTCGGTGATGTAACGATCCGACAGCTTGGCCGCAGCGACGAGCGCCTCGTCCGGGATCACGATCCGATGGTGGTCCTCGTAGCGCTGCCGCAGGCCGCGCAGGATCTCCACGGTCTCCTCGACCGCGGGCGGATCCACGATGACGGGCTGGAAGCGCCGCTCCAGCGCGCCGTCCTTCTCGATGTACTTGCGGTACTCGTTCAGGGTCGACGCGCCGATGCACTGCAACTCACCGCGCGCGAGCGCGGGCTTGAGCATGTTGGACGCGTCGATGGCGCCTTCGGCGGCACCGGCACCCACCAGCGTGTGCAACTCGTCGATGAACAGGATCACGTTCTGGTTCTGGGAGATCTCGTTCATCACGGCCTTGAGGCGCTCCTCGAACTGGCCGCGGTACTTGGTCCCCGCGATCACGGCCGCCATGTCGAGCGCCAGGACGCGGTGGTCCTTGAGGGCCTCGGTGACCTCCCCCTTGGCGATGAGCTGGGCGAGCCCCTCCACGATGGCCGTCTTGCCCACGCCGGGCTCGCCGATCAGGACCGGGTTGTTCTTCTTGCGCCGGCACAGGATCTCGATGACCCGCTCGATCTCCGCGAAGCGACCGATGGTGGGGTCCAGCGTCCCCTGCCCTGCGAGGTCCGTCAGGTCGCGGCAGAAGTGGTCGAGCGCCGGCGTCTTCGACTTCTTGTCGCCCTTGGGCGCGGGGCCGCTGCCGCCGCCGATACCCGGCGGCTCGGACGGCGTGACGTCGGAGCCCAGCACCTTGAGGGTCTCGGCCCGCGCTTCGTCCAGGGTCACGCCCAGCGAGTTGAGGACCTGGGCGGCGATGCCCTTCTCCTCCCGCAGGAGACCGAGCAGCAGGTGCTCGGTGCCCACATAGGAGTGGCTGAGCTCGCGCGCCTCCTGCATGGCGAACTCCAACACCTTCTTGGCGCGGGAGGTATACGGCAGCTCCCCCAGCGCGATCGTCGCCTTGCCCTTGCGGACGGACTCCTCCACCCGCTCGTGCACCTGCTCCAGATCGACGCTGAGCTTGGTCAGGACCGCAGCGGCCACTCCCTCGCCCTCACGGATGAGGCCGAGGAGGATGTGCTCGGTCCCGACATAGTCGTGTTGGAGCTGGATGGCGGCCTCCCGTGCCATCGAGAGGACCGTGCGCACCCGATCCGTGAAGTTGTAGTTCATCGATCCAACACCCCGCTCCTGGAGAGCGGGCCTCGTGGAGGGGTCACGCTCCGAACGTCACCCGAGCCGGGGCGGCTCATTCCGCCTCCCCCACCCCTTCGGCCGCCAGCACCCGTCGGACGTAGGCCGCCCGGTGGGCATCGCATTCAGAAGGAGTCAGCTCCCGTCCAGCGGCCTCCTCGAGGTGGGCCGCCTGGGTGAAGATCATGATTTTGTTGAGCGTGTATACACGGAGCCCAGGGAGTAGTTTCAGGCTGGCCCCCAGCCGAACCCCGCTCATGAGGTTCATCATTTCCTCGAAGGAAAGGGCCCGGGCGTAGCGGAGCAAGCCGTATGCCCGCCACAGCTTGTCGGCGGTCACCTGGGGGGCGTCCCGGAGCAGGATCTGGCGGGCGTGCAGCTCGTGCTGGATCACCTGCCCGATCATCCGTTCGAGGTGGTCGACCAGGTCCTCCTCGGTCTGCCCCAGGGTGGTCTGGTTGGACACCTGGAAGAAGTTCCCGACCACCTCCGACCCCTCCCCGTAGAGGCCCCGGAAGGTCAGTCCGACCTGGTTGAGCCCCTCCAGGACCTTGGCGATCTCCTTGGTCAGGACCAGGGCGGGCAGGTGCACCAGGACGGAGGCCCGCAGGCCGGTCCCGACGTTGGTCGGGCAGCTGGTCAGGAAGCCGAACTCGGGGTGGAACGCGAACGGGACCACGGCGCCGAGCTCCTCGTCGAGGCGGTCCACCAGGCTCCAGGCCTGCTGGAGGCGAAGCCCCGAAAAGATCGCCTGGACACGGAGATGGTCCTCCTCGTTGACCATGATGGAGAACGGCTCCTCGGCCGAAAGCACCACGGCCGAGCCGCCGCCCGGACCCGTGTCCCGGAGCAGGTCCCGCGAGATCAGCCGCCGCTCCTGGAGCACCCTCCGGAGCCGGGGCTCGAGCCGTCCGATCTCCAGCACCTGGGCTCCCTCGAGGAGCGGCACCGGCCCCCGGGTCGCCTCCTGCACCCGGTCCAGCACCGCCTGGGTGTCCTCCGGGCGGGCCCGCTGGCCGAACCGGTGGCCCTGGACGTTGCGCGCGAGCCGGACCCGGGTGGACAGCACCACGTCCGCGTTCGGACCGCTCGCGTCCAGCCAGCCCAGGCCGGCGTCCGGCACGTAGCTCAGGTCGTCCATGCCCTGCCCCCCGGATCGTCCACGGCGCCCCTCAGGATGGCTCCAGGGCCCGGATCTGGTCCCGGATCTGGGCCGCCCGCTCGAAGTCCTCTCCGTCGACCGCGCGCTGCAGCTTGCGGCGCAGCCCCCGCAGCCGGCGCTCCCGGTCGGCCGAGGGGGCCTCGGGGCTGAGATAGACCTTGCCCACGTGCCGCGAGGATCCGTGCACCCGCCTCAGGAGCTTGCGCAGCCCGGCCTCGAAGGAGACGTAGCAGTGGGGGCACCCGAAGCGCCCGGTCTCGCGGAAGTCCGCCAGGGTCAGCCCACAGAACTCGCAGCGGCCGCTCAGGTCCGCCGACTGCCGCTCCGCCACCTCCCCCACCTGCTCCAGCAGGCTGGACAGCGCGAGGCTCGTCGGCGGCGGCTTCTCCACGCCCTTCTCGGCCGCGCACTTCTCGCACAGGTGCAGCGTGGTCATCTCGTTCTTCTCGATGTGCATGAAGTGCACGACCGCCTCGGCCGCGCCGCAGTTCTCGCAGGTCTTCATGCCACCTCCCCGAGCGCATGCAGCGTCCCGTCGCTCAGCTTGAGGGTCCGGTCCGCACGCCCCGCCAGGTCCCGGTTGTGCGTCACGATCACCATCGAGGTTCCCCGTTCGCTCCGGATGCGGAACAGGAGGTCGTGGAGCAGCGCGCTCGTCCGCTCATCCAGGTTGCCGCTGGGCTCGTCGGCCAGCAACACCGCCGGATCGTTGACCAGGGCTCGGGCCACGGCGACGCGCTGCTGCTCGCCGCCCGACAACTGCCACGGCTTGTGCTCCAGGCGTCGCTCCAGCCCGACCCAGCCCAGCAGCTCACGGGCGCGTTCACGCGCCTCGCGCTCCGGGGCTCCGGCGATGAGGGCCGGCATCATGGCATTCTCGAGCGCGGAGAACTCCCGCAGCAGATGGTGGAACTGGAACACGAACCCGATGGACCGGTTCCGCAACGCGGCGAGCGCCTGCGTATCGTGACCGTTCGCGCTCGCGCTCCCCACGCGGACCTCGCCCTGCGTGGGGCGGTCGAGGAGCCCCAGGATGTGGAGGAGCGTGCTCTTGCCGCACCCGCTCTCGCCCACGATGGCCACCGACTCCCCCCGGGCCACGCGCAGGTCTACCCGGCGCAGCACCTCGAGTTCGGAGCCGTCGCCGAGGGCGTAGCGCTTGGCCAGCTCGACGGCTTCGAGGGCCGGGACGTCACTCATGGCGGATGGCCTCGACCGGCTGCAGGCGTGACGCCTGCAGCGAGGGATAGATCGTGGCCAGCAGCGAGATGAGGATGCTGCCGCCGACCGTCAGGGCCACGTCCCAGGGGTCGAGCGCCACGGGAAGGCGATCGAGCGTGTAGACGTCCGCCGGGAGGGTGATGATGGGAAAGCGCTTGAGCAACAGGGCCAGCACCACCCCGGCCCCGGCGCCCACCACGGTGCCGATCACGCCGATCCAGACACCCTGCAGCAGGAAGATCCGGAGGATCCCCTGGTCGGTCATGCCCATCGACTTCAGGATCCCGATCTCACGCGTGCGGTCGGCCACCACCATGACAAGCGTGCTGACGATGTTGAAGGCCGCGACGACCACGATGAGGAACAGGATCAACGCCATGGCCAGCTTCTCCAGCTTGAGCGCGGAGAAGAGGGAGCTGTTCTGCGTGATCCAGCTCTGTGCGAAATAGGGGAAGCCGAGCTTCTCGCCGACCGCATCTGCGACGGCATCCGCGGCGAAGGGGTCATCCACCTGCACGCTCACCCCGGAGACCTGGTCGTCCGCCACCAGGTCGAGCAGGCCCTGCACCGCCTCCAGGTCCGTGTAGGCGTTGCGCAGATCGTAGTCGTAGACCCCGGTCCGGACCGTTCCCTGGACCTCGAAGAGCCGGACGCGCGGTACGAGGTCCCCCAGCGGGCCCATGCGGGTGTTCTCCAGCGCGATCACCTGCACGGTGTCACCCGGGAACAGGTCCATCCGGTTGGCCAGGCGCTCTCCCAGCACCACGCGTGGGAGGGTTCCGGTCCGCGGGGCGCCCAGCAGCTCGGGTCCGCTCAGACGTCGCTCGAGGTCGGAGACCGCACGGCCCTCGGTGTCCAGGGAGATCCCGTACAGGTCGGCCGGCTGTGCGTAGCCGGCCCGGCCGATCCCCACCTGGGTGATGACGAAGGGAGAGGCGGCCCGCACCCCCGGCAGGGTGCCCACGGAGTCGACGACCGTCCGCCAGCGATCCATCCGCAACGCCGAACCGTGCTGCAGGACCATCACGTGGGGTGTCGACCCCAGGATCACGTCCCGGAGATCGCGTTGGGCGCCGTTCATCACCGCGAGCACCACGACCAGCGCGGTCACGCCCAGGGTGACACCGCCCAGGGCGATCCACGTGATGAGCGAGAGGAAGCGCCCTTTCCTGCGCGCTCCCAGATAGCGGCGGGCGACGTACCAGTCGAGCCGGTTGAACACCCTTCGTCCCTACGGCAGCGAGGCCGCGGTGTCGGAGGCGGCCGGATCGTCGGCTCCGTCGGAGCGCGTCTCCTCTCCCTCCTCGGGTCGCAGCGTCGGGAACAGGATCACGTCGCGGATGGAGCTCCGGTCCGTGAGCAGCATGACCAGCCGATCCACACCCACACCGACCCCCCCCGTCGGGGGCATCCCGTACTCGAGCGCGCGGATGTAGTCCTCGTCCAGCGCCTGCGCTTCGTCGTCGCCGGCTTCGCGCATGCGCACCTGCGCTTCGAAACGCTCGCGCTGCTCCGCGGGGTCGTTGAGCTCCGAGAACGCGTTGGCGAACTCCTCGCCGGCCACGAAGAGCTCGAAGCGCTCGGTCAGACCGGGTTCGGTGCGATGTGGCTTGGCCAGCGGGCTCAGCTCGACGGGATGGTCGAGGACGAACGTGGGCTGGATCAGCGACGGTTGCACCAGGACACCGAACAGCTTGTCCAGCATGCGGCCCCGCCCCTGACGGTCCGCGATGCCGTGCTCACGGCAGGCAGCGTCCAGCCGCTCATCCGACGCGGCCCGCACGTCGAAGCCGAGGGCTTCGCTGAGGGCGTCGGTGAGGCGCAGGCGGGCGAAGGGTCGTGTGAAGCCGATGTCGTGTTCCTGCCAGGTGCAGCGCGCCTCACCGTGGACCGACTCCGCCACGTGGATGAAGAGATCCTCCACGAGCCGCATCATGTCGTGGTAGTCCGCGAACGCCTGGTAGAACTCGAGCATCGTGAACTCCGGGTTGTGGAACCGGTCGATGCCCTCGTTGCGGAAGTCCTTGGAGATCTCGTACACCCGCTCGAAGCCGCCCACGAGCAGTCGCTTCAGGTAGAGCTCGTCGGCGATGCGCAGGTAGAGCGTGGCGTCGAGCGCGTTGTGATGGGTGAGGAAGGGACGCGCGGACGCGCCGCCATACAGCGGCTGCAGAACCGGTGTCTCCACCTCCAGGAAATCGCGCGCGTCGAGGAAGCGCCGCAGCTCGGCCACGATCCGCGTGCGGGCCCGGAAGACGTCGCGCACGTCCGGGTGGACCGCCAGGTCCGCATAGCGCTGCCGGTAGCGCGCTTCCTGATTGGCGAAGCCCGAATACGTGACGGTCTCCCCGGTCTCCGGGTCCACCTGCGTCTTCCCGAACGGCAACGGGCGCATGGACTTCGTGAGCATCTCGAACGCGGTGACGCGCAGCGTGACCTCCCCCGTGCGCGTCCGGAAGGTGGGCCCTTCCACGCCGATCCAGTCCCCCACGTCCACCTGGTCCAGGATCCCGAACCGCTCCTCTCCCAGCACATCCTTGCGGAAGTAGAGCTGGAGGCGTCCGTGTCCGTCCTCGAGGTGGGCGAAGGCCGTCTTGCCGTGCCCCCGCCACGCGACCACGCGCCCGCCCACCCGCGCCTCCGGCCCGATATCGTCGGCGACGGCCCCGTCGCGCTCGGCCGCCTCGAAGGCGGTGACGGCCTGCTTCGTGGTGTGGGACCGCTCGAAGGAGTAGGCGTACGGAAGGGTGCCGGTGCTCGCCAACGCGTCCAGCTTCTGGCGCCGGTGCAGGAGCACCTGGCTCAGATCGTCCATCACACCGCCTGGGAGGGAGTGGCGCCGAATCGCTTCAGATAGGCGTGGATGAACGGATCCAGATCTCCGTCCATCACGCGCTGCACGTCACCGACCTTCAGCTCCGTGCGGTGGTCGTTGACCATGGTGTAGGGCTGGAAGACGTAGGACCGGATCTGGTTGCCCCACGCGATCTGCGTCTTCGTCGCCTCCAGGGCTTCCCGCTCCTTCTCCCGCTCCTCCAACGCGCGCTGGTAGAGGGCGGCCCGCAGCATCTTCATCGCCGTCGCGCGGTTCTTGTGCTGCGAGCGCTCCTGCTGACAGGAGACCACGATGCCGGTAGGCAGGTGCGTGATGCGGATGGCGGAGTCCGTCTTGTTGACGTGCTGCCCGCCCGCGCCCGAGGCCCGGAACGTGTCGACGCGCAGGTCGCCTTCATCGATGTCGATCTCGATCTCGTCTTCCACCAGGGGATACACGAACACGCTGGCGAACGAGGTGTGGCGACGTGCCTGGGCGTCGAAGGGGGAGATGCGCACGAGACGGTGCACGCCCTTCTCGGCGCGCAGGTAGCCGTAGACGTGGTCGCCCGTGATCTCCAACGTGACGCCCTTGATGCCCGCCTCCTCGCCCGGCTGCAGGTCCAGGATGCTGACCGTGCAGCCTCGCCGCTCCGCCCAGCGCACGTACATGCGCTGGAGCATCTCGGCCCAATCCTGGGATTCCGTTCCACCCGCACCGGGGTGGATGGTCAAGATGGCATCACGGTGGTCGTCTTCACCCTGCAGCATCGTGCGTAGCTCGAGCTCGTCGAGCGCACCGGCCAGCCCCTCCACCTCGCGCTCCCACTCCGTATCGAGGTCGGCGTCGGGCTCCGCCTCCAGCAGCTCCGC from Gemmatimonadota bacterium includes the following:
- a CDS encoding ATP-dependent Clp protease ATP-binding subunit — encoded protein: MNYNFTDRVRTVLSMAREAAIQLQHDYVGTEHILLGLIREGEGVAAAVLTKLSVDLEQVHERVEESVRKGKATIALGELPYTSRAKKVLEFAMQEARELSHSYVGTEHLLLGLLREEKGIAAQVLNSLGVTLDEARAETLKVLGSDVTPSEPPGIGGGSGPAPKGDKKSKTPALDHFCRDLTDLAGQGTLDPTIGRFAEIERVIEILCRRKKNNPVLIGEPGVGKTAIVEGLAQLIAKGEVTEALKDHRVLALDMAAVIAGTKYRGQFEERLKAVMNEISQNQNVILFIDELHTLVGAGAAEGAIDASNMLKPALARGELQCIGASTLNEYRKYIEKDGALERRFQPVIVDPPAVEETVEILRGLRQRYEDHHRIVIPDEALVAAAKLSDRYITDRFLPDKAIDVIDEAGARARIASQVPPPEVEDLKEQLTRIAERKDSAIRDQDFERAAQLRDEERALQQKIRDAQERWTEERQKHRPSIGMEEISFIVSRWTGIPVTRLQQAETERLVKMEDELHERVVGQHDAIVAISRAIRRSRAGLKDPKKPIGSFIFSGPTGVGKTELARALAGFLFADDDALIRVDMSEYMEKFSVSRLIGAPPGYVGYEDSGTLTKAVRRRPYSVVLLDEIEKAHPDVFNILLQVLDEGHLTDNYGRVIDFKNTVIVMTSNLGARDISKGRALGFQDEEVRTSYDVMKEKVQQEIERAFNPEFLNRVDDVIVFHPLSKEEIAQIVHILLGNLRERLGEDEMSLRLTDPAVAFLVDRGYDEKFGARPLRRAIQRYLEDPLSEKILLGEFSSGDEIEVGVDDSGEALSMRVASPQKT
- a CDS encoding protein arginine kinase, with protein sequence MDDLSYVPDAGLGWLDASGPNADVVLSTRVRLARNVQGHRFGQRARPEDTQAVLDRVQEATRGPVPLLEGAQVLEIGRLEPRLRRVLQERRLISRDLLRDTGPGGGSAVVLSAEEPFSIMVNEEDHLRVQAIFSGLRLQQAWSLVDRLDEELGAVVPFAFHPEFGFLTSCPTNVGTGLRASVLVHLPALVLTKEIAKVLEGLNQVGLTFRGLYGEGSEVVGNFFQVSNQTTLGQTEEDLVDHLERMIGQVIQHELHARQILLRDAPQVTADKLWRAYGLLRYARALSFEEMMNLMSGVRLGASLKLLPGLRVYTLNKIMIFTQAAHLEEAAGRELTPSECDAHRAAYVRRVLAAEGVGEAE
- a CDS encoding UvrB/UvrC motif-containing protein, with the protein product MKTCENCGAAEAVVHFMHIEKNEMTTLHLCEKCAAEKGVEKPPPTSLALSSLLEQVGEVAERQSADLSGRCEFCGLTLADFRETGRFGCPHCYVSFEAGLRKLLRRVHGSSRHVGKVYLSPEAPSADRERRLRGLRRKLQRAVDGEDFERAAQIRDQIRALEPS
- a CDS encoding ABC transporter ATP-binding protein codes for the protein MSDVPALEAVELAKRYALGDGSELEVLRRVDLRVARGESVAIVGESGCGKSTLLHILGLLDRPTQGEVRVGSASANGHDTQALAALRNRSIGFVFQFHHLLREFSALENAMMPALIAGAPEREARERARELLGWVGLERRLEHKPWQLSGGEQQRVAVARALVNDPAVLLADEPSGNLDERTSALLHDLLFRIRSERGTSMVIVTHNRDLAGRADRTLKLSDGTLHALGEVA
- a CDS encoding ABC transporter permease — its product is MFNRLDWYVARRYLGARRKGRFLSLITWIALGGVTLGVTALVVVLAVMNGAQRDLRDVILGSTPHVMVLQHGSALRMDRWRTVVDSVGTLPGVRAASPFVITQVGIGRAGYAQPADLYGISLDTEGRAVSDLERRLSGPELLGAPRTGTLPRVVLGERLANRMDLFPGDTVQVIALENTRMGPLGDLVPRVRLFEVQGTVRTGVYDYDLRNAYTDLEAVQGLLDLVADDQVSGVSVQVDDPFAADAVADAVGEKLGFPYFAQSWITQNSSLFSALKLEKLAMALILFLIVVVAAFNIVSTLVMVVADRTREIGILKSMGMTDQGILRIFLLQGVWIGVIGTVVGAGAGVVLALLLKRFPIITLPADVYTLDRLPVALDPWDVALTVGGSILISLLATIYPSLQASRLQPVEAIRHE
- the lysS gene encoding lysine--tRNA ligase, translating into MDDLSQVLLHRRQKLDALASTGTLPYAYSFERSHTTKQAVTAFEAAERDGAVADDIGPEARVGGRVVAWRGHGKTAFAHLEDGHGRLQLYFRKDVLGEERFGILDQVDVGDWIGVEGPTFRTRTGEVTLRVTAFEMLTKSMRPLPFGKTQVDPETGETVTYSGFANQEARYRQRYADLAVHPDVRDVFRARTRIVAELRRFLDARDFLEVETPVLQPLYGGASARPFLTHHNALDATLYLRIADELYLKRLLVGGFERVYEISKDFRNEGIDRFHNPEFTMLEFYQAFADYHDMMRLVEDLFIHVAESVHGEARCTWQEHDIGFTRPFARLRLTDALSEALGFDVRAASDERLDAACREHGIADRQGRGRMLDKLFGVLVQPSLIQPTFVLDHPVELSPLAKPHRTEPGLTERFELFVAGEEFANAFSELNDPAEQRERFEAQVRMREAGDDEAQALDEDYIRALEYGMPPTGGVGVGVDRLVMLLTDRSSIRDVILFPTLRPEEGEETRSDGADDPAASDTAASLP
- the prfB gene encoding peptide chain release factor 2 (programmed frameshift) — its product is MTNERYEQLESAAERIAELRGYLDVDTRRARIEALESDMARSEFWDNPERAREIIDESNRLKGWVEPWTDLDRRARDLLEMAELLEAEPDADLDTEWEREVEGLAGALDELELRTMLQGEDDHRDAILTIHPGAGGTESQDWAEMLQRMYVRWAERRGCTVSILDLQPGEEAGIKGVTLEITGDHVYGYLRAEKGVHRLVRISPFDAQARRHTSFASVFVYPLVEDEIEIDIDEGDLRVDTFRASGAGGQHVNKTDSAIRITHLPTGIVVSCQQERSQHKNRATAMKMLRAALYQRALEEREKEREALEATKTQIAWGNQIRSYVFQPYTMVNDHRTELKVGDVQRVMDGDLDPFIHAYLKRFGATPSQAV